In the Staphylococcus sp. IVB6240 genome, one interval contains:
- a CDS encoding HNH endonuclease, whose protein sequence is MRFYKSKKWRETREKVLKRDNYECQECKKQGIVKTIDHSKHKSLDVDHIKELDSYPELAFDMDNLVTLCVSCHNKKHNRYQRGKPFPKKETKWTGDEWW, encoded by the coding sequence ATGAGATTCTATAAGTCGAAGAAGTGGCGTGAGACTAGGGAGAAGGTCTTGAAGAGAGATAATTATGAGTGTCAAGAATGTAAAAAACAAGGCATTGTAAAAACTATCGATCACTCTAAACATAAATCGTTAGATGTTGACCATATAAAAGAATTAGACAGCTATCCAGAGTTAGCATTTGATATGGATAATTTAGTAACTTTATGTGTTAGTTGTCATAACAAAAAGCATAACAGATATCAAAGAGGGAAACCATTTCCTAAAAAAGAAACGAAATGGACTGGTGATGAATGGTGGTAA
- a CDS encoding conserved phage C-terminal domain-containing protein translates to MATFRVFKESGNFVTVHKNFITDASLSWKAKGILLYLLSRPDDWQVYEIELQKHALDGRDSVRSGMKELQDAGYIHKERIRDEKGHFKEYEYQVYEQPTYVGNSYLGKAYLGNSHLGKPDTTNNNSTNNNLTNNDSNILSGNPTVYPYEFVIGYLNRQTGKQYKSTTKKNQTVIRARTDEGFTLDDFKKVIDNKVGEWKGTDMEKYLRPETLFGTKFEGYLNQEVAEPSGNVLEQLMVEDDVDGYEQATGY, encoded by the coding sequence ATGGCAACGTTTAGAGTTTTTAAAGAAAGTGGCAACTTTGTAACTGTGCACAAAAATTTTATTACTGATGCTTCCTTAAGTTGGAAAGCAAAAGGAATTCTACTTTATCTATTAAGCAGACCTGATGACTGGCAAGTCTATGAGATTGAATTACAAAAACATGCTTTAGATGGACGAGATAGTGTAAGAAGCGGAATGAAAGAATTACAAGATGCAGGTTACATTCATAAAGAGAGAATTAGAGATGAAAAAGGTCATTTCAAAGAATACGAATATCAAGTTTATGAACAACCAACCTATGTCGGAAATTCCTACTTAGGAAAAGCTTACTTAGGAAATTCCCACTTAGGGAAACCCGACACTACTAATAATAACTCCACTAATAATAACTTAACTAATAATGACAGTAATATATTGTCGGGCAACCCGACCGTGTATCCATATGAATTTGTAATTGGCTATTTGAATCGACAAACAGGCAAGCAATATAAATCAACTACTAAAAAGAATCAGACAGTCATACGTGCTAGAACAGATGAAGGATTCACATTAGATGATTTTAAAAAGGTAATTGATAACAAAGTTGGAGAATGGAAAGGCACAGACATGGAAAAGTACCTAAGACCTGAAACGTTATTTGGTACAAAATTTGAAGGTTATCTAAATCAAGAAGTAGCTGAACCAAGTGGTAATGTACTTGAACAATTAATGGTGGAGGATGATGTCGATGGCTATGAACAAGCAACAGGCTATTAG
- a CDS encoding FlgT C-terminal domain-containing protein encodes MGKRLGVAAILDEYTIIINAGKLDGVSKGDSLSVLSSNIIEIRDPFTDEVLHELKRSKARLKVVKVLEKVSFCKAKDDTSYIFSNINFASNPQKKLRTDSTSLLDVPTQEPIKVGDVIRFD; translated from the coding sequence ATGGGCAAAAGACTAGGTGTAGCTGCAATACTTGATGAATACACAATAATTATAAATGCCGGAAAATTAGACGGTGTTAGCAAAGGTGATTCACTATCTGTCCTTTCAAGTAATATCATTGAAATTAGAGATCCGTTCACGGATGAGGTACTACATGAATTGAAAAGAAGCAAAGCTAGATTGAAAGTAGTTAAAGTATTGGAAAAAGTTTCCTTTTGCAAAGCTAAAGATGACACCAGTTACATTTTCAGTAACATAAACTTCGCTAGTAATCCTCAGAAAAAATTAAGGACAGATTCTACTTCTTTATTGGATGTCCCAACACAAGAACCTATCAAAGTTGGAGACGTAATTAGATTTGACTAA
- a CDS encoding putative HNHc nuclease: MPLITSYITQDDGTTTVVISGVELGDKETLLLDNGFDVEVDVNVVDPFKITGKQRRKIFALCNDIEAHTGQPMDYMRHMFIEYVRTYYGYDERISLSNCTRMQASQIIEITLDWTFHNDIPLSYKTSNLLKQDKSFLYWSTVNRNCVICGKPKSDLAHLETVGRGRDRTKINHYGNKVLALCREHHTEQHNVGIENFDDKYHLHDSWVDVDDRLNKMLKGEVGQ, translated from the coding sequence ATGCCTTTAATTACTAGCTACATCACTCAAGATGACGGCACTACAACTGTTGTCATCTCGGGTGTTGAATTAGGTGATAAGGAAACGTTGCTACTCGATAACGGGTTCGATGTAGAGGTTGATGTAAATGTCGTAGATCCATTCAAAATCACTGGCAAACAACGTCGTAAGATATTCGCCTTGTGCAACGACATAGAGGCGCATACAGGGCAGCCTATGGACTATATGAGACATATGTTTATCGAGTATGTAAGAACATACTACGGCTATGATGAACGTATTTCTCTAAGTAATTGCACAAGGATGCAGGCTAGCCAAATCATCGAAATCACACTTGATTGGACATTTCACAACGACATACCACTTAGCTACAAAACGAGCAATTTATTGAAGCAAGACAAATCATTCCTATACTGGTCAACTGTCAACCGCAATTGTGTTATATGTGGTAAGCCAAAAAGTGATTTAGCACATCTTGAAACGGTTGGACGAGGACGAGATAGAACGAAGATTAATCACTATGGTAATAAAGTATTAGCTTTGTGCAGAGAACATCATACAGAGCAACATAACGTAGGAATAGAAAATTTTGATGATAAATATCATTTACACGACAGTTGGGTCGATGTAGATGATCGTTTGAATAAAATGTTGAAAGGAGAAGTTGGCCAATGA
- a CDS encoding Abi family protein — protein sequence MAKELISQRDSPPVCLKAYNGGFSFGVDILIESKTYCELKSILQNEKNINIISDEHCISLLKTYGYFNLINNYKTDLTETLKHEIVSIDDLVHLKEFDNDLQSLVFKNLIKIETTLKSHLSYLMATKFGVTENEYKNHFSYKNHISAKKVFKNIENKKHINFNKLPAKHYKDKYNDIPPWVYLKHIPLGDTLNIFKELNTDDKAEIINEWPEFQQFAVKDKIEIFIELIYFCKDFRDSIAHGGRLLNYISDKKIKFTLLEKMLKPSIMNKKEFSTYSGGFFLLTLIITILLPSLKEKNRFSQEFRSFYNLYLQETENHFLEMFHMVANLPENYVIRLQNTIW from the coding sequence TTGGCTAAAGAATTAATATCACAGCGTGATAGCCCCCCTGTATGTTTAAAAGCATACAATGGGGGTTTTTCTTTTGGAGTTGATATCTTGATTGAGTCTAAAACATATTGTGAATTAAAAAGTATTTTACAAAATGAGAAAAATATTAATATTATTTCTGATGAACATTGTATATCGTTGTTAAAAACTTACGGTTACTTTAACTTAATTAACAATTATAAAACTGATTTGACCGAGACACTGAAACACGAAATAGTTTCTATAGATGATCTAGTACACTTAAAAGAATTTGATAACGACCTTCAAAGTTTGGTTTTTAAGAATTTAATAAAAATAGAGACTACCTTAAAGTCTCATTTGTCATACTTAATGGCTACCAAATTTGGTGTGACAGAAAATGAGTATAAAAATCACTTTAGTTATAAAAATCATATCAGTGCTAAAAAAGTTTTTAAAAATATTGAAAATAAAAAGCATATAAACTTCAATAAGCTTCCGGCAAAACATTATAAAGATAAATACAATGACATCCCTCCTTGGGTATATCTAAAGCATATACCTTTAGGAGATACTCTTAATATTTTCAAAGAGTTAAATACTGACGATAAAGCTGAAATAATCAATGAATGGCCTGAATTCCAGCAATTTGCAGTAAAAGATAAAATAGAGATATTCATCGAACTTATTTATTTTTGTAAGGATTTCAGGGACTCTATAGCACACGGCGGTAGATTGTTAAATTATATTAGTGATAAAAAAATAAAGTTTACTTTATTAGAGAAGATGTTAAAACCTTCAATCATGAACAAAAAAGAATTCTCTACTTATTCAGGCGGCTTCTTTTTATTGACTTTAATAATTACCATTTTATTACCTTCTCTCAAAGAGAAAAATAGATTTTCACAAGAATTCAGAAGTTTCTACAACCTATACTTACAGGAAACTGAGAACCACTTCCTTGAAATGTTTCATATGGTGGCTAACTTACCAGAAAACTACGTTATCCGCCTTCAAAACACAATTTGGTGA
- a CDS encoding DUF1108 family protein: MHFEKGHKYVSTIEVDGFKFRKEVTRRDFNIRVAIKTLGNELIDYIDISDRDYVDQVDGILGQSIYNYIENNADDLDKIMARFMKGGGF; encoded by the coding sequence ATGCATTTTGAAAAGGGACATAAATATGTGTCAACTATCGAAGTTGACGGCTTCAAATTTAGAAAAGAAGTCACTAGACGTGACTTTAATATTAGAGTGGCTATTAAGACTTTAGGTAATGAGCTTATCGATTACATTGACATCTCTGACCGTGATTATGTTGATCAAGTTGATGGAATTTTAGGGCAGTCAATTTATAACTACATTGAAAATAACGCTGATGATTTAGACAAAATCATGGCTCGCTTTATGAAAGGAGGGGGATTTTAG
- a CDS encoding BetR domain protein encodes MNKAKLYSTLAIKEMHVNDFLRELNKRGLKLSKSAYYSRIRGEQEFDIKEIKAIVKVLNLTKEQMNDIFFEELVS; translated from the coding sequence ATGAACAAAGCAAAACTTTATTCTACTTTGGCTATCAAAGAAATGCATGTAAATGATTTTTTAAGGGAGCTAAATAAGCGAGGACTAAAACTTTCAAAAAGTGCATATTATAGTAGGATTAGAGGAGAGCAGGAATTTGATATTAAAGAAATTAAAGCTATCGTTAAAGTGCTTAATTTAACTAAGGAGCAAATGAATGATATTTTTTTTGAAGAATTAGTGTCGTAA
- a CDS encoding RusA family crossover junction endodeoxyribonuclease, with product MKETRIEIFYLENDRNLGNPKGSSRPRFSGGGHTYMPAPYVKHKKFVADQLPHLMIDKPIRLTVEFYFKPSKSWPKYKKEACIGNHHTIKPDIDNLLKTILDAGNNLLWVDDTLIYEIKTFKKYAETARTVLTIIEGD from the coding sequence ATGAAAGAAACTAGAATAGAAATATTTTATTTGGAAAACGATAGAAATCTCGGAAATCCGAAAGGGTCATCAAGACCGAGATTTAGTGGTGGTGGGCATACTTATATGCCTGCACCATATGTGAAGCATAAAAAGTTTGTAGCTGATCAACTACCACATTTGATGATAGATAAGCCAATAAGACTGACGGTTGAATTTTACTTCAAACCTAGTAAGTCGTGGCCGAAGTATAAAAAAGAAGCGTGTATAGGAAATCATCACACTATAAAGCCTGATATTGATAATTTACTTAAGACGATATTAGATGCAGGTAACAATTTATTATGGGTGGATGATACACTTATTTATGAAATCAAAACATTCAAAAAATATGCAGAGACTGCGCGAACAGTATTAACAATTATAGAAGGTGATTAA
- a CDS encoding ERF family protein, whose product MSEKLNLYQKIADVKANIEGFTKDTKGFNYSYVSGSQVLHRIRSKMIEHNLLLVPKTVNENYKPIEVKKYNKKLNREVVTTEFVVEMQLIYVWIDADNPTDRLECHFYAVGQQDDVSKAHGTALTYAERYFLMKFFNIPTDEDDADAKQKREQYTKPDAKAIGTLKQKMLKFSKLMQSQGKQVSVEDVQQNLGISDLQSLTNSQISTCIKKIDNWSKQVKENE is encoded by the coding sequence ATGTCCGAAAAATTAAACCTATATCAAAAGATAGCAGACGTGAAAGCTAATATTGAAGGTTTTACCAAAGATACTAAAGGGTTCAATTATTCATATGTAAGTGGATCTCAGGTGTTACACAGAATACGTTCAAAAATGATTGAGCACAATTTACTACTGGTTCCTAAAACAGTGAATGAAAACTACAAGCCTATTGAAGTAAAAAAATATAACAAAAAACTAAATAGAGAAGTTGTAACAACAGAATTTGTAGTTGAAATGCAGTTAATTTACGTATGGATTGATGCTGACAATCCTACTGATAGGCTGGAATGCCATTTTTACGCAGTAGGTCAACAAGATGACGTTTCTAAAGCGCACGGTACAGCTTTAACATATGCTGAACGATATTTTCTTATGAAATTCTTTAATATCCCAACAGATGAAGACGATGCAGACGCTAAGCAAAAACGTGAACAGTACACAAAACCTGATGCAAAAGCTATTGGAACCTTAAAACAAAAAATGCTCAAATTTAGCAAACTTATGCAATCACAAGGAAAGCAAGTGAGCGTAGAAGACGTGCAACAGAATTTAGGTATTAGCGACTTACAATCTTTGACTAACAGTCAAATCAGTACATGTATTAAAAAAATAGATAACTGGAGTAAGCAAGTAAAGGAGAATGAATAA
- a CDS encoding transcriptional activator RinB, producing the protein MIKRILKDLFLIAMYELGKYLTSLLITILESEDDIDTAPNDYALETDQFDLNDFRAEVTD; encoded by the coding sequence ATGATTAAACGCATACTTAAAGATTTATTCTTAATCGCTATGTATGAGTTAGGGAAGTATCTCACTTCTCTACTCATCACTATTTTAGAAAGCGAAGATGATATTGATACTGCACCGAATGATTACGCACTAGAAACGGATCAATTCGACTTAAATGATTTTAGAGCGGAGGTAACAGACTAA
- a CDS encoding helix-turn-helix domain-containing protein: MRKNPRATYVYLNGERISIRSAAKKYNVPYTTLRGRYNRGLRGPELIYGKGVYDYRD; encoded by the coding sequence ATGCGTAAAAATCCTAGAGCAACATATGTTTATTTAAATGGAGAACGTATTTCTATTAGAAGTGCAGCAAAAAAATATAACGTACCATATACTACTTTGCGTGGTAGATATAATCGAGGTTTAAGAGGACCAGAATTAATTTATGGCAAAGGAGTATATGATTATCGTGATTAA
- the ssb gene encoding single-stranded DNA-binding protein — translation MINRVVLAGRLTKAPEFRTTQSGVEVATFTLAVNRNYKNKNGEQQADFINCIVFRKQAENVKNYLNKGNLAGVDGRLQSRSYENQEGRRVYVTEVVCDSVQFLEPKNNSQSNNQPKQQGQAQNNPFDNSDDEFSDLPF, via the coding sequence ATGATTAATAGAGTCGTATTAGCAGGACGATTAACAAAAGCCCCCGAATTCAGAACAACGCAATCAGGCGTGGAGGTAGCAACTTTTACATTGGCAGTTAACCGCAATTACAAAAATAAAAACGGAGAACAACAAGCAGATTTTATAAACTGTATTGTTTTTCGTAAGCAAGCAGAAAATGTGAAAAACTATCTAAATAAAGGAAATCTTGCAGGTGTAGATGGCCGCTTACAATCACGCAGTTATGAAAACCAAGAAGGCCGACGTGTTTATGTAACTGAAGTCGTTTGCGACAGCGTGCAATTTTTAGAACCTAAAAATAATAGCCAATCTAACAATCAACCTAAACAACAAGGACAAGCGCAGAATAATCCTTTTGATAACAGTGATGACGAGTTCTCGGATTTACCTTTCTAG
- a CDS encoding siphovirus Gp157 family protein, with protein sequence MSNLFEINERYLQVLDMWDDVEPGIIQDTLDSIEAETHEKVDNIIGLKRSVDGDVGVIDAEIKRLQKMKKQKANLSDRLKSYLEVMLEQRGLKKYKTPTNHIYKRKNAPSVIITNESLIDKAYYIPQPPKLNKTQIKEDIKAGADVEGAELQASESLVIK encoded by the coding sequence ATGAGTAATTTATTCGAGATCAACGAACGTTACCTACAAGTCTTAGATATGTGGGATGACGTAGAACCTGGAATTATCCAAGATACATTAGACTCGATCGAAGCGGAAACGCACGAGAAAGTCGACAATATTATCGGCTTAAAACGTAGCGTTGATGGGGACGTTGGTGTAATCGATGCAGAAATCAAACGTTTGCAGAAAATGAAAAAACAGAAAGCAAACTTATCAGACCGTTTAAAAAGCTATTTGGAAGTTATGCTTGAACAACGTGGTTTGAAGAAGTACAAAACGCCTACCAACCACATTTACAAACGTAAGAATGCACCTAGCGTGATTATCACAAATGAAAGCTTAATCGACAAGGCTTACTATATTCCGCAACCACCTAAACTCAATAAAACACAGATTAAAGAAGATATTAAAGCTGGTGCAGATGTGGAAGGAGCCGAACTACAAGCAAGTGAAAGTCTGGTGATTAAATAA
- a CDS encoding DUF771 domain-containing protein has protein sequence MTQTIQVSVSIPESHVLIEKSEYLELLEMTLDPVWSMDDLKKKLKMASEVTIKKKLLENSIFEKELRRKGIVHYPDENFNRWRFNARKMNRFIDENFEEILKAKGGG, from the coding sequence ATGACACAAACTATACAAGTTTCAGTTTCAATCCCTGAATCTCACGTTTTAATAGAAAAATCGGAATATCTCGAGCTACTAGAGATGACGCTAGATCCAGTTTGGAGTATGGATGATTTAAAAAAGAAGCTAAAAATGGCTTCTGAAGTCACAATTAAAAAGAAGTTATTAGAAAACTCAATATTCGAAAAGGAATTGAGGAGAAAAGGCATTGTGCATTACCCTGATGAAAATTTTAATCGTTGGCGTTTTAACGCTAGGAAAATGAATCGTTTCATTGATGAAAATTTTGAAGAAATACTCAAGGCGAAAGGAGGTGGTTAA
- a CDS encoding phage antirepressor KilAC domain-containing protein: MEELQIFNFEELPVRTLTVDEEPYFVGKDVAEILGYARTDNAIRNHVDNEDKLTHQLSASGQNRNMVIINESGLYSLIFDAAKQSKNKNIRKIAKNFKRWVTSEVLPSIRKHGIYATDSVIEQTLQNPDYIINVLTEFKKEREGRLVAEQQVKELQPKATYYDLILQNKSLLSVTKIAKDYGMSARGLNKLLHELGVQYKQGDIWLLYAKYQDNGYTHTSTYPLDEERSKVTTKWTQKGRLFIYDLLKRNNILPVIEKQPT, translated from the coding sequence ATGGAAGAATTACAAATTTTCAATTTTGAAGAATTACCAGTAAGAACATTAACAGTAGACGAGGAACCATATTTTGTAGGTAAAGATGTTGCCGAAATATTAGGTTATGCGAGAACTGACAATGCTATTCGGAACCACGTTGATAATGAGGATAAGCTGACGCACCAACTTAGTGCATCAGGTCAAAATAGAAACATGGTAATTATAAATGAATCGGGTTTATATAGTTTGATTTTCGATGCTGCTAAGCAAAGTAAAAATAAAAATATTAGAAAGATAGCAAAAAATTTCAAACGTTGGGTCACTTCAGAAGTACTACCATCCATTCGCAAACACGGTATCTACGCAACAGATAGTGTAATTGAGCAGACATTACAAAATCCAGATTACATTATCAACGTTCTTACAGAGTTCAAGAAAGAACGTGAAGGTCGACTAGTTGCTGAACAACAAGTGAAAGAGTTGCAACCTAAAGCTACTTATTATGACTTAATTCTTCAAAATAAATCTTTATTATCAGTAACTAAAATTGCTAAGGATTATGGAATGAGTGCTAGAGGATTAAACAAATTACTTCATGAATTAGGCGTTCAGTACAAGCAAGGCGACATTTGGTTGCTATATGCAAAGTACCAAGATAATGGATACACGCACACAAGCACTTATCCATTAGATGAAGAGCGTTCAAAAGTTACAACTAAATGGACGCAAAAAGGTAGATTGTTTATTTATGACTTACTGAAACGCAACAACATCCTACCGGTGATTGAAAAACAACCAACATAA
- a CDS encoding XRE family transcriptional regulator produces the protein MKPDIKSRRKELNLTLEQVGNIVGVGKSTVRKWETGDIENMKRDKIVKLAKALKVSPSYIMGIENEQPKLDTLPVKKIPVLSKISAGMPIYTEENLIDYIYFATKNLNSNKEEFGLYVSGDSMDKLFQEGDIVVVEKDAVVENGQLGVVMINGYNATVKRVRYNNDQIILIPESNNPQHYPQVYGKNDEVKIVGRVVASQRLFR, from the coding sequence ATGAAACCTGACATCAAAAGTAGACGTAAGGAATTAAATTTAACTCTTGAACAAGTTGGAAATATAGTTGGTGTGGGAAAATCTACTGTTAGAAAATGGGAAACTGGCGATATAGAAAACATGAAGAGAGACAAAATCGTAAAACTAGCGAAAGCTTTAAAAGTTTCCCCGTCCTACATCATGGGGATTGAAAATGAACAACCTAAACTAGATACCCTACCAGTCAAAAAAATTCCTGTTCTCTCTAAAATATCAGCAGGAATGCCTATTTATACAGAGGAAAATTTAATTGATTACATATATTTTGCTACTAAAAACCTCAATTCTAATAAAGAAGAATTCGGTTTGTATGTGTCTGGAGATAGTATGGATAAACTGTTTCAAGAAGGCGATATTGTAGTAGTCGAAAAAGATGCTGTTGTAGAAAATGGTCAGCTCGGCGTTGTAATGATTAACGGGTATAATGCTACTGTAAAACGCGTTAGGTACAATAATGATCAAATTATATTGATACCTGAATCAAACAATCCACAACACTATCCGCAAGTTTACGGTAAAAATGATGAAGTAAAAATAGTTGGTCGTGTCGTGGCAAGTCAAAGACTTTTTAGATAA
- a CDS encoding dUTP pyrophosphatase → MTNQLQIKLLSDNATMPTRNHSTDAGFDIYAAETVVLEPQEKALIATDIAVNIPKGYVGLLTSRSGVSSKTNLVIETGKIDAGFHGNMKINIKNDISLFLPNGYGTQTLINIENKHIYDELNSHKIGSYVINKGDKLAQLVIVPIWTPELEEVEEFDSETARGEKGFGSSGF, encoded by the coding sequence ATGACTAACCAATTACAAATCAAATTATTATCAGATAATGCAACTATGCCTACACGCAATCATAGTACAGACGCAGGTTTTGATATTTACGCAGCAGAAACCGTCGTTCTTGAGCCGCAAGAAAAAGCATTAATTGCAACAGACATTGCTGTCAATATTCCGAAAGGTTATGTGGGACTGCTGACATCAAGAAGTGGTGTGAGTAGCAAGACTAACCTTGTGATTGAAACAGGCAAGATTGATGCAGGTTTTCACGGGAATATGAAAATTAATATTAAAAACGATATATCTTTATTTTTGCCTAACGGTTATGGGACGCAGACATTGATTAACATTGAGAATAAGCATATTTACGATGAGTTAAATAGTCATAAAATCGGCAGCTATGTTATTAATAAAGGCGACAAACTAGCGCAACTGGTTATTGTACCTATATGGACGCCAGAGTTAGAAGAAGTAGAAGAATTTGATAGTGAAACTGCAAGAGGAGAAAAAGGGTTCGGGTCATCAGGATTCTAA
- a CDS encoding DnaB helicase C-terminal domain-containing protein, producing MIDRLSTEESILCNLMKWPDLYAKFKLKPYMFVDEDVSKIISYIVEVGKVNPNEIYFKCRDEQGFVNVDRFTQISKSKGTDPSFFMNDQINLLNDYVTRKAVEYSQGFLSNPNQTEYLYLLDQLNSLKDIDIEQGNRTDEFLAEVMESVLSDKPKELIKTGYGLLDYKIYGFEKGQLNVIAARPSMGKTGFALNTMWNIAKAGYEVSFFSLETTGNLVVERLVAMIEGVPLSDIKRPTELSTENTNKVMNALNKIKQFNINIYDESNLTPSIIRKQASKESDKPQVIFIDYLQLMTSDTPSNDRRVDVEKISRDLKIIANETGCVIVLLSQLNRGVEARNDKRPMMSDLKESGGIEADASMIFMLYRDDYYNRDEVHEDDKSELEVNVAKNKDGSTGVVKFEYYKSTQRFFT from the coding sequence ATGATTGATCGATTAAGCACAGAAGAATCAATCTTATGCAACTTGATGAAGTGGCCTGACTTGTATGCAAAATTCAAATTAAAGCCTTACATGTTTGTTGATGAAGATGTGAGTAAGATTATTAGCTACATTGTTGAAGTCGGGAAAGTAAATCCCAATGAGATTTACTTCAAATGTCGTGACGAGCAAGGTTTTGTTAATGTAGACCGCTTCACACAGATTAGTAAGTCAAAGGGTACGGACCCATCATTTTTTATGAACGATCAAATCAACCTACTGAACGACTATGTGACGCGTAAAGCTGTAGAATACTCTCAAGGTTTTTTGAGTAATCCTAATCAAACAGAATACCTATATTTACTCGATCAATTAAATAGTCTTAAAGACATCGACATTGAACAAGGTAATAGAACAGATGAGTTTTTAGCAGAAGTCATGGAATCAGTATTGAGTGATAAACCAAAAGAGTTGATTAAGACTGGATACGGACTACTCGATTACAAAATATATGGCTTTGAAAAAGGACAATTGAATGTAATAGCAGCAAGGCCGTCAATGGGCAAAACTGGATTTGCATTAAACACGATGTGGAACATTGCGAAAGCTGGATATGAAGTATCATTTTTTAGCTTGGAAACAACAGGAAATCTTGTTGTAGAACGTTTAGTCGCAATGATTGAAGGTGTTCCATTGTCGGATATTAAGCGACCAACAGAATTAAGCACGGAGAATACCAACAAGGTCATGAACGCTTTGAATAAGATAAAGCAGTTTAATATCAATATTTATGACGAGAGCAATCTGACGCCGTCTATAATACGTAAGCAAGCTTCTAAAGAGTCAGATAAACCGCAAGTCATATTCATTGACTACTTGCAACTGATGACGTCAGACACCCCTTCTAATGACAGACGTGTGGACGTAGAGAAGATAAGTCGTGATTTAAAAATTATAGCGAACGAAACGGGTTGCGTGATAGTTCTATTATCACAATTGAATAGGGGCGTAGAGGCACGTAATGATAAACGACCAATGATGAGCGACTTAAAAGAATCGGGTGGTATCGAAGCGGATGCCAGCATGATTTTTATGCTATATCGTGATGACTACTATAACCGTGATGAAGTGCATGAAGATGATAAATCTGAATTAGAAGTTAACGTAGCTAAAAACAAAGATGGTTCAACTGGTGTTGTGAAATTTGAATACTACAAATCAACGCAGAGGTTCTTTACATGA
- a CDS encoding DUF1381 domain-containing protein, translated as MKQFLIREFKDSTGHVHRHVESPRENERMTLVEAEDREEAKKKVSERDD; from the coding sequence GTGAAACAATTCCTAATCAGAGAATTCAAAGATAGCACAGGTCATGTGCATAGACATGTAGAAAGTCCTAGAGAGAATGAACGTATGACGTTGGTAGAGGCAGAAGATAGAGAGGAAGCTAAGAAGAAAGTGAGTGAACGGGATGATTAA